The following are from one region of the Ignavibacteriota bacterium genome:
- a CDS encoding flavodoxin — protein MLSVSCTHTQQNEIHTGIHSNTNPERTLIVYLSRTNNTKVVAQIIQKNIGGTLVALELENHYPEDYQATVEQVSNENETGYLPPLKTKIDSIQKYDVVFIGFPTWGMQLPPPMKSFLNEYDLSGKKIIPFNTNAGYGIGSSFQTVKELCPNSNVLEGYSTKGGIERDGILFVMEGDKEIQVQAEVIKWLQKINLIK, from the coding sequence ATGTTGTCAGTGTCTTGTACACATACACAGCAGAATGAAATACATACAGGCATTCATTCGAACACAAATCCTGAACGTACACTAATTGTTTACTTATCCCGAACCAATAACACAAAGGTAGTAGCCCAAATCATTCAAAAAAATATTGGCGGTACATTGGTAGCATTAGAATTAGAAAATCATTATCCCGAAGATTATCAGGCAACTGTCGAGCAGGTAAGTAATGAAAACGAAACAGGATATTTGCCACCACTTAAAACAAAGATAGACAGCATACAAAAATACGATGTTGTGTTTATTGGTTTTCCAACTTGGGGAATGCAGTTACCTCCACCGATGAAAAGTTTTTTAAACGAATACGATTTAAGTGGAAAAAAAATAATTCCATTCAACACCAATGCAGGCTATGGTATTGGTAGCAGCTTTCAAACAGTAAAAGAACTTTGCCCCAATAGCAATGTATTGGAGGGCTATTCAACAAAAGGTGGAATAGAAAGAGACGGAATTTTATTTGTAATGGAAGGCGACAAAGAAATACAGGTACAGGCAGAAGTAATAAAGTGGTTGCAGAAAATTAATTTAATTAAATAA
- a CDS encoding SDR family oxidoreductase yields the protein MKTKKNIIVLTGAGQLGMAIVRRMAYGNKIFVADWKLENAQAISRTLVEAGFDAVPFKTDISSRTSVLELIAAAKKEGEISMFVNAAGLSPSQSTKEHILAVDLYGTAILLEEFGKVIKDGGTCVTISSQSGYRMPALTADEDRLLATTPTEELLKLKMLQPENIKDTLHAYQMAKRCNVKRVMAEAVKWGEKGARVNSISPGIIITPLALDEINGPRGDFYKNMFAKCPAGRPGMADEVANVAELLLSDKGSFITGSDFLIDGGVTASYFYGPLQPEKK from the coding sequence ATGAAAACTAAAAAAAATATTATCGTATTAACCGGAGCCGGACAGCTCGGAATGGCCATTGTAAGAAGAATGGCGTATGGCAATAAAATATTTGTTGCCGATTGGAAATTGGAAAACGCCCAAGCCATCAGCAGAACATTGGTGGAAGCAGGTTTTGATGCCGTTCCTTTTAAAACAGATATTTCATCAAGAACTTCTGTTTTAGAATTGATCGCAGCAGCAAAAAAAGAAGGTGAAATTTCAATGTTTGTCAATGCTGCTGGACTATCACCAAGTCAATCTACTAAAGAGCATATTTTGGCAGTTGACCTTTACGGCACGGCTATCTTATTAGAGGAGTTTGGTAAAGTCATTAAAGATGGAGGGACTTGTGTTACCATTTCCAGTCAATCAGGTTATCGAATGCCTGCATTAACTGCCGATGAAGACCGATTGTTAGCTACTACACCAACAGAAGAATTATTAAAATTGAAAATGTTGCAACCCGAGAATATCAAAGACACTTTACATGCTTACCAAATGGCAAAGCGTTGCAATGTAAAAAGAGTAATGGCTGAAGCGGTAAAATGGGGTGAAAAAGGTGCAAGGGTAAATTCCATTTCTCCGGGTATCATTATTACACCATTGGCATTGGACGAAATCAACGGACCTAGAGGCGATTTTTACAAAAATATGTTTGCAAAATGTCCGGCTGGTCGTCCTGGAATGGCAGACGAGGTAGCGAATGTTGCTGAGCTTTTATTGTCAGACAAAGGGTCATTCATCACTGGTTCAGATTTTTTAATTGACGGTGGTGTAACGGCTTCTTATTTCTACGGACCCCTTCAACCCGAAAAAAAATAA
- a CDS encoding MFS transporter: protein MAIANSFKFHYGYIIVFCCCLIMGVIIGLVMSCAGIFYTPVSTDLGVSKGNFGLYMTFVYACSFLMLSVAGKMMDKYSARWLLTNCSGVVGLVYLAMTQFTSVWHFYIAGAVIGIALAFLLYLSYPVLINRWFNTRVGFFIGLCSAASGIGGVLFNPFGGYLIETYGWRNTYLIFGIIILIVATPLLGILLRNYPSDKGVKSFGEKAETAEVQKTGMDYTVAIKSPVFYVLLVFAFFMIAVSTLNLFLPTYVTSVGFSVEQSAFVASAIMLGVTIGKVALGSINDRSSLAGVLTSTGLGILGFIFLLMGKEGMAWMTIGGFLFGWAYAGVTVETALLVRTVFGTKDYSKIFSNISIALALGGAIMAGAWGYLADFLNFEIILSTGIVLLIISGLIGFYALRVSKSNSSSAQQ from the coding sequence ATGGCTATAGCAAATTCTTTTAAATTTCATTACGGCTACATCATCGTCTTTTGTTGCTGTCTGATAATGGGTGTCATTATTGGTTTGGTAATGAGTTGTGCCGGAATTTTTTATACACCTGTAAGTACCGACCTTGGCGTTTCAAAAGGTAATTTCGGATTGTATATGACTTTTGTATATGCCTGTTCGTTTTTGATGCTTTCCGTTGCCGGAAAAATGATGGACAAATACAGCGCAAGGTGGTTGCTCACGAATTGTTCAGGTGTTGTTGGGTTAGTATATCTGGCAATGACGCAGTTTACATCAGTCTGGCATTTTTATATTGCAGGTGCGGTTATCGGTATTGCGTTGGCATTTCTTCTTTATCTGAGTTATCCTGTTTTAATCAATCGCTGGTTTAATACAAGGGTTGGTTTTTTTATTGGATTATGTAGCGCGGCTTCGGGCATTGGTGGTGTACTGTTCAATCCTTTTGGTGGATATTTAATTGAAACCTATGGATGGAGAAACACTTATTTAATTTTTGGCATCATCATTCTTATAGTAGCTACTCCTTTACTCGGTATCTTGTTGAGAAATTATCCATCGGATAAAGGTGTGAAGTCTTTTGGAGAAAAAGCCGAAACTGCGGAAGTTCAAAAAACCGGAATGGATTATACTGTTGCCATTAAATCACCTGTCTTTTACGTCTTACTGGTTTTTGCCTTTTTTATGATTGCAGTTTCTACCCTCAATTTATTTTTGCCCACTTATGTTACCAGCGTTGGCTTTAGTGTAGAACAATCAGCATTTGTCGCTTCAGCCATTATGCTCGGGGTTACCATTGGTAAAGTTGCTTTGGGTTCAATCAATGATAGAAGCTCGCTGGCAGGGGTGCTTACTTCAACAGGTTTAGGAATTTTAGGTTTTATATTTCTGTTAATGGGAAAAGAAGGAATGGCATGGATGACTATTGGTGGATTTTTATTCGGATGGGCTTATGCTGGTGTTACGGTGGAGACTGCTTTATTGGTACGAACAGTTTTTGGCACAAAAGACTATTCGAAAATATTTTCCAACATCTCAATTGCCCTGGCGCTTGGCGGAGCCATAATGGCTGGTGCTTGGGGTTATCTCGCAGATTTTTTGAATTTCGAAATCATACTGTCAACAGGTATCGTGCTTTTAATCATTTCAGGATTAATTGGATTTTATGCGTTGAGAGTAAGCAAAAGCAATAGTTCCTCTGCCCAACAGTAA